The Triticum urartu cultivar G1812 chromosome 6, Tu2.1, whole genome shotgun sequence genome includes the window ttccacgccaaggaaagtcccttccggacacgggacgaagtcttcaatcttgtatcttcatagtccaggagtccggccgaaggtatagtccggctatccggacaccccctaatccaggactccctcactcccaAACCACCACTACGACCCGAACTGCTTACAACAAAACTTCTATTGAACCCTAATGAACCAGCTAAATTCTCAACTCTCGTACCCTCTATTTGAGTTTCAAGAATACAAAGTACAGAGGGGGCAAACTGCTCCGTCATCTCACGGAGCTCGCGAACTGTCGCGGGGTTGCCAGCACCGCGACAGTTCCAACATAGGAGACTCATTGCGCTTGGCGCGACCCCCTTGGAGGCCCGCCATATGCGCATCGTTTTTTTTGTGACTGTGTTCTTCCCATTAATCTTGTCCGCTACTGAGGATGATAGCTTATTTCCGTTTTGGCTCCTGCTTAGCCGATGGGCTCAATGGATCTTCTGGGGGAGGTAGCAGCAGAGGTTTATTCGCCCCGTCTACCACTGAAGCTGGTTTCACGACTGATGCCGCTAGATCATTCGCCACAACACTCCTCTTTCTGTTACCATCAACTTCATCCATGTCCATATCTTGGTTCTGCTGGGTATTCTGTTCAAAACCACGGCCCCTGCCTCTGCCCGCATTGCCTCTTCCTCTTCTGCTGTTCCCTCCTTGTCCTCTTCCTTCTCCAGGACCTCTACCGGGTCCTCTGAACCATGATGCTTTCAAATCTCTAAACACCAGGGCCTTTGGAGGATGGACTCCATCGCAACACTCCTTGAAAAGATGACCCAATAGGCCACACACAACACACCAAACCGGGAGTCTTTCGTATTTTCACCCTGAATATGAGCCGCTGAACGGTGTCCTTCTTGATCACCAGGGATACAACGTTTTTGAGTGGTTTGTTGACGTCAATCTTGACCCTCACTCTGACAAAATTCCCCTCAAAATCATGGGAACTTGGCTCGGCATAAATAAACTCTCCGACCGTCGCAGACAAAGCCTTGATCTTGGAAAAGTAGCCTTTTGGGAAGTCGTGGATCTGGATCCACATCTCAATTCTGTTCAGCTCGATCGTCGACGGCTTTGTGAAGCCATCATACGGCGCCAGCACCACCGCTTTCCCTTTGTAAGCCCACGGTCCTTCTTCCATTACGCGTTCCCAATCTCCAAGGCAACCGAACTGCATCGTGTACAAGTTCTCCTCCAGGGGCTTGATCTTGACTTCCTTCGCCAGGTCCCAAGCCACCCGCATGGTTCTATAAAACCAGAATTGACTATAGGGTTTCTCAGTGTGAACCCTAGCAATGATCATCCACCGGGTCGCCGCCTCTGGCAGCTCCTCATCTTCCATGACCACATCTTCAAGTTCATCTTCTTTCAGCCCTAACTCTTCCATCATCGCCTCTAGATCAGATACGGGCGCACCCGTCCGTGATCCCGAAGCGGAATCTTCTATCGTACTCTTGCCCGAGAAAAACCTTGGCCGCGGGCTTAATAGATACTTTTGTTGCAATGAGAGACGTTTTTTGGAATAGGAGGACCCCCAACTTATTTGGGCCTTAAACATGGGCTTAACCCCTCAGAAACAGAACCTCCGATCCAGCCCAActacccctctccctctcttctCCCGCACATTCTCCGACACGCTGCCCCAAAACTTTTGCAGCGCCTCCAAACCCCGCTTCTCCATTCCTAAAATTCCCCCAAAACTCCCAACTCCGAGCGGAGAATCCACACGATTCGGCACCCATTTCGAACCGTCCCACTCGCCGGAGGTGTCGCGATGCCGTCGAGGAGCAAGCGCGACCGCCGCGGCAGCGATTCCGAGGAGGAGGTCGTCACCCTCTCCTCCGACCCCGACGAGTCGGAGTCCGAGGCGGAGCGCGGGGCGGAGGCggccgacgacgacgacgacgagtaCGTGGCGGACAGCAGCGACGCGGGCGGCGTCGAGGACGAGGCTGAGGAAGGGGGCGACAGCGatgacggcggcggcgacggcgggcggcCGGTCCGGGGCGGGCGGCGTGGCGCTGCGGAGCCCGACGAGGAGAGGAAGTCGCAGAACGTGGACGCGCTCGTCAGGTACTCTCCGGCCCGACCATCTCGGCCCATGTGTGCGTGTCCGTGCTGTGCGCTGGTGGTGTATCGACGCATCTTGTGGATTCATAGGGGCTAGGGTTCGCTTTAGTGTTCATCTAAATTTTTTATGGCGACGATACTAGTCGATGGATGCTCCTGAATTGTTGTGGGGCATGCTTGTGGTTTCAGATGCCAATTCAGCATAAGAGTCCCCAGTGATACACTAGTCCACGCCCTGTTAGATACTAGTACATTTGAACAATGTGCCTCAGCTTGGGTGTGTTTGATCCGGTTCCTCCAGAATTTAGCATAAGAGACCCAAGTCAAATTCCTCTCCCCACACCGTGGTCTGTTCTGGAAAAACAGGATAGAATTTAAATCCTATGTAACTTACAATGTGGTAGACGGATCTCTCTTTTTCATCCCACTCGATTGGTTGTTTGCCATGTAATCTGCAGGGTTATCTCCTGAGAACTTTGTTCTGGAGTATCTAAGCCTGAATGTTGATGCTTTGATCTGACACCTCTCACTAACTAGCTATACCTGTCACTCAAGTTTTCGTAACGGCTTCAAGCTGAATATTGCCATTCAGTGTAAGTACGGTGGCTGTTGAGTATGCATATGTCTGAATGACTTGGAGGAGATCACATGAAGCTGGCAAATATGGACAGAGAGATTTAACCTTCTGTACTCCGTCTTGTAACTCTGTTCATATTTGGACAGAATGGACTTAGTCAATAACTCATTGTGCATACCAAGTAAACAGTAGGTAGCTATGTGCAACAGAGCTCTGTAGTGTGGATACTCTAGTCATCTCTCTGTGATGATTTTAAGCATAGAGATATGAGAGTGAGTACCTTGTACAATAGGACTAGCCTTCTACATGAAAAAATCCGGAAATCTTACTGTATTGGTCAGAGAAAGTATGGTCAGCTGGAACAATCTTGCGCTATGTGATGTATTGCAAATGTTCACTTTAAGCCTTTTTCTCAGTTACAAGTCATTTTCTCTTAGATTGCCTTGCACACACTGAAATTTGTTTTGGTTTAATCGACTATAACATCACAAATGCACTCTTTTGTTTGAAGATATTTATGCATTTTTTCCTGGTTTCTGTCAGGGGAAACCTGGTTGTCAGAAGGCAGCCACTTATTCCACGTATCCTTTCAGTTTCTGATGCGGCAGCGATAGCTCGAAAACCATTCAAACCTCCGTGTGGAAATGGATATAGTGAAAATAGTGAGCTTCTTGCTCGGCGCCTTTCAGCTCGTAAAAGATTTGTCCCGTGGGGTTCAGCACAGCCATTTGCAGTTCCAAACAATCTTCAGCAGCTGCCTACCATTGCTAGTGTTGATTCCTCAGAGAAAGAGGAACCTCTTCCATCTGGCATAGAGCCATTAATTTTGTGGCAACCCGAGGAATGTGACAAAGAGAATAACAATTTTACTGCAATTGAAGTTGATCATCTGCTTGTACGTTACCTTCGTCCTCATCAAAGGTAATATATTATCCTGTTAATGTTTTTCCTATATTCATTTTTTACATGCTTGATGGCTTGCAGTGAACCCTCTATTTTATGGTTCCCCCCACAATAATTACAATCAGCATTAACTTTGTGCAGAACATGTACTCTCTGTAAGTTGTAGACATTCACATATAGATACTACATATTGCACTGTAGCTTTATTTTTAGTCTAAGCAGGTGCAAACAATAACTAACAATGCTGATTTCTTCTGAATCTTTGAGATGAAGATAGTAAATCACATGATTGTGTTGTAATGCAGGGAAGGAGTTCAGTTTATGTTTGATTGTGTCTCTGGGTTGCTAAGTGACGATGGAATTGCTGGATGCATTTTAGCTGATGACATGGGGTAATAAGCTGGAACAGTTCACGCCCTCCCTCTTGTCCATTTTTATACTTTGATATAAATACGTAATGTTTCTGTCTTTCAATCCTTTTATTTAGTCACTGACTCACTGTTACATAAAGCTACTTCTGACGCTTCCTTGCACTTTCCAGATTGGGGAAGACTTTACAGTCGATAACTTTGCTATATACCCTTCTTGCTCAAGGCTTTGAGGGTAAGCCAATGGTTAAAAGGGCTGTCATTGTAACCCCCACAAGCCTAGTTAGCAACTGGGAATCTGAGATAAGTAAATGGTTAAAAGGCAAAGTGCACCTGCTTGCCCTCTGTGAAAGCACGCGTGCTGATGTTCTTTCTGGAATAGGAAGTTTCTTAAAGCCCTTGAGCCATCTTCAGGTTTTCTTTTATCCAAACTCTTTTCCTTTCTGCTATTTTCTATTTACCATGCTTACTAATTGCAATCAGAATTGCATGTTCGTGACAATGTCTGGTGAATTTATATGTTTGGAATTGTTATCAGGTACTTATCGTATCTTACGAGACCTTCCGCATGCATTCGTCAAAATTTGAAATACCAGGAAGCTGTGACCTTCTCATATGTGATGAGGCTCACAGGCTGAAAAATGACCAGACACTAACAAATAAGGTATATCAGTTTGCCAATTCAGTTGCGTTTCATACATACATGAGTCGTTTGCACTTGAGTTCATCTCCGATTTTGCTCTTCTTGAACTCATGAAAACACTTGATGCACCAGGCACTGGCGTCCCTTCCTTGTACACGGCGTATCCTGTTATCAGGTACCCCAATGCAGGTAAGTTTTTGCTTTCCCATTCTTTTCCATATTGTAGCTGGAACCATTGTTTTGAATTTTGATATATTCATTTTCCTCTGCAGAATGATCTGGAAGAGTTCTTTTCAATGGTAAATTTTACAAACCCAGGAGTTCTGGGGGATGCCGCATATTTTCGCCGATATTATGAAGTATGTACGTTTTATGAAAATCACAAATTATACTGCTAAATACTCCATCCGTCCCGAATTAcctgtcgcagaaatggatgtatctatcCATTTCCGCGACAAGTAACTcaggatggagggagtatgaattACAACTATTTATTAACAGATAGTGGTGTTCTCAGATATTTGTTATTCAAGTTTCTTTGTGTGTTGTGCACCTAAAATCATGTGCTATTCCTGTTAATTGCATTCTATCTTCCTTTCCTCTGTAGTTAACTCTAACATTACCTGCCCTTAACTGAAGGCACCAATAATTCGTGGAAGAGAACCCACAGCAACTGCAGAAGAAAAGAAGTTGGGATCTGAGAGATCTGGACAGCTTAGTGCAAAAGTAAATCAGGCAAGTCCTTTTCCTCTGAAGAAGGTTGTCTGCACCCTGTACTGCATATTTTTGAACAACTGTAATGTCCACATTTATGTTTTAATCTCCTCTAGAATTGTTTGGATGCATTTTCTTCTACAATTTAACGGGCTCTAGGTTAATTACCTTCTGAATTCTTCTGATGGCTTCTCAATGATATTCAGTTTATATTGAGACGGACGAATGCCCTGCTGTCCAATCACTTGCCACCAAAGGTATGTTCTGTCCAGTGTATATTTGGCTGGATATGTTCATCGCACATTCAGAAAAGACAAAAAGAATTGTGTACCTGCTATCCATTTTGTCTTTTATAGTGATTCCTCCTTTTTACATTATATAATTGTGCCTCATCTACATTACTTAACCCTGCTTATGTATAGATTGTTGAAGTAGTGTGCTGCAAGCTGACTCCTTTACAGATGACACTGTACAACCACTTCATACACTCCAAAAATGTAAGGAAATTTTATACCGTTCTGAGCAATATTCAATAGGCACATGTAAGGTACTCGGAGTTATATTTACAGTAGTCTGTGGTTGACCCTGTCAGGTTAAACGCTTGATATCTGAAGAAGCAAAGAGTTCTAAAGTTTTGGCATATATTACCGCTCTTAAGAAATTATGCAACCATCCGAAGGTAAATAATTTCAGTTTAATGTTTCGCCCCACGATATATCTCTTTCAGTGAAAGTAGTTTCGACAGTAGGATCAGAGTTTATTACAATGTATTTTTTTACCGCAATTAGTTAATGTCCGTACCTTGCTATACCCCAACACATTGAGCTGTCTCGTCTGGTTCTGCCTTCTACACGCCCTTGGCTCCGCCGCTGCACTTGGTCGATGTCCTCACCTGGCATCATGATGCTGTGGCCCTGCTTGACCTACACCTACATCCTCAGCATCTCTGCCACACTGAATTGAGCTTTGTCTTGACTCCTGTCACGATTTgtgttgaagtatttgatttttcttcccCGCATCGAAAAAGTATTAGTTATGTTGTTAAGATATGTATCTGCGGCATTGTTTATAAGGTGGTAAGACGACCTAAGGCGAGCACCAACCGCCCTGACGCCTAAGTGACTCGTAAGCGCCTAAAGCGTGCATAATTGTAAGGTGCTGGCGTCCAAGGCGGGACGCCTTATAAACAATGACCCGGGAGGTTGAAGAGGGTGAATGAATTCCCACCACCACCGTCACCAGCTCTAATATTTGTAGTAGTAACTAGTAATGGATCTCTCTTTCAAGCACCATAGGCTTAACTAGTATACTTCTATATTGCTGTCAAGTGCTACCCTGCATCTGCATTGTATACTGGAATTATGTACTTTTCAAGACAATGTCCGTTGACAGTTTTAAAGCTTGCTGATGATAATGTATCCTGCATAGATTGACAATGTTATAAGCTGACCCCATATTCCTTGTAGAATGTGGAATAGGTTTGGTAACCGAGTTCTTGCACTGACTTCTTATTTCTTGATTACCTGGCAGCTGGGAAGTTACTAATATGATTTGATAGGTTATGGGAAATTCTGGGCTGTTGTTGCCTGTGTTACTGTTCTTCATAGCCAGCCTGCATCAGTTTCACTTTTTTGGTAACTATATTTAGCATCACAAACATATGttgcttggttatcttgctattGCAGCTAATCTATGACACCATAAAGAGTAGCAAGTCAGGAGGCTCCGGTTTCGATGACTGTCTACGCTTTTTCCCTCCAGAACTGTTTCAAGGAAGGTATGCCTAACTTTTCTCACTAGCTTCTCAAGCAAATCCAACTTACCTGTATCATTTCTTTTATGCAAGATCTGGATCATGGACTGGTGGAGGAGGAATGTGGGTAGAACTATCTGGCAAAATGCACGTGTTGGCTAGATTGCTGGGGCACCTCCGACTGAAAACTGATGACCGTATTGTCCTTGTATCAAATTACACTCAGGTAAGATGTTTTTAATGTATTATGTTGATAACACAGTATCATTGTAGTAAGGTTTTGTTGGTCTTGGCGGGTCCATTGGGGATGGATGTTGTAAGATTTAAACTACGTTCCTCTCATTAATGAATTGGCTAAGCTCCCATCTGTATGCTTCAATAATAAGAAAATATGAAGGTATTGTTGGTGATAGCAAAATCCGTATCTCGAAAACTTTCCTGGGGTCCTGCAACAATAAGTCCAACATGAGCGCACTTATTACTGTCTATGTTGTCTTGAAAGTTCTACATTCTTTGTAGCCTTAGGCCTGCTAGTGCTAGCATTCTTTACACTGGCTAGTAACTTGTAAAGAAAGGGATACTAGTAACCAGTAAGCCATTATTAATGCCAAATCTTCATTGCCTTTACTATCATGTTTATGGTCAGACCATATCCTGCGGATATACTAATTATAAGAACTACGAAAGTCAAAAggtatgtactccctccgttcacaaatataagatgttttggatatttcaatttggactacatacggactgaaatgagtgaacaaacacactaaaatgtgtctatatacatccgattCAGAAAAAAGTTGGAACCTCTTATATTTGTgtacggagggagtatcttacaACCAGAATCCCTACAGCACGAAGTCAAGAACATTGTACTTGGAATTAAGGGTGAAGTGATAGAATTACCTTAAACCTATATATTGGATATATGTTTGGTTTCCTTTTTGAACTGTCAAAATCATATATTTAAACTGCTCCCTATCCAAATTAATTGATGCAGTTTAGTACACCTTTATATACTAAACTTGTGCTAAAGCTGCGTCAATTAATTTgtatggagggagtactagtttCTGCACAAGTGCAGGTGACCTTATTTTTGCACCTCTTCCTACTTGTTTTGTGTACTACATATTCTCTGTATGTCTGTCATCAAACGAGAGAGTACAGTCTTTAGAATGTGCGTGtaaactagtttctgttcataaAAGGTACTTGTTATAATTAATTTGCTCTTTGGATACCTGCACTCTGCAGAGCTGGAGTCATTAACTATTATCATTGTTTAAAAGTGCAGACATTAGATTTATTTGCACAATTATGTCGGGAAAGAAGATATCCATATGTTAGACTTGATGGATCAACATCCATTAATAAAAGGCAAAAGTTGGTGAACCAATTCAACGATCTATCTAGAGTACGTAACATCAACCTTGTACCCTGAACCGAAGAACTTATAACCTATTATTATATTCTAAATTACTGTATTTGGCAGGATGAGTTTGCCTTTCTACTTAGTAGCAAGGCAGGCGGTTGTGGGCTTAATTTGGTGGGTGGAAATCGATTGGTTCTCTTTGACCCAGATTGGAACCCTGCCAATGATAAGCAGGTAAATATCTGTGATTTATCACTCTTGATGGTTCTGTTTGACTCCACACACCTTGCATGAGTTGAACCTTTTCATCTTTTGATATTTGCAAAGGCTGCTGCTAGAGTCTGGAGAGATGGACAAAAGAAGAGAGTGTACATATACAGGTTCTTGAGCACTGGAACCATTGAGGAGAAGGTTGACAGATCCATTTCTTTTCATTCCTTTTTACTTACTTTTTCATTATCAAGTGAAGGAATACCGAGTTGCTGATTACTTCTTCTGCTGACAATATGATATGCCACACTCATCTATAGGTATATCAGCGTCAAATGGCAAAAGAAGGCCTCCAAAGGGTTATTCAGCAGGAACAAGCAGACGACAAAATGCAGGATCAAGTACCTGGAGTTTTCTTTTCGATCCTTGAATGTGCCAAATATGTTAATTTCTCACGTCTTCATTTCACTTTTGCAGGGCAATTCTCTTTCAACAGAAGATCTGCGTGATCTTTTTACTTTGCATGACCAAGTCAGGTGAACTCTGCTTCTCCATTATAGCTTGGATCAGTTGCCAGTCATGTACATAAGTGTAATTAAGTTGTGTTTGCAGTCACCATTTTGTTGGGATCAAGGTCAAAGTTTCTTGCATATTACTCCCtccataaagaaatataagagcgtttagatcactactttagtgatctgaACGCTCTTAtgtttctttacagagggagtatcatgcaaaACATAAGGCCTTACTACATAAATTGTTCATAAAAGGAGTTCATGATCATTTGATTTAGGTTGAGTGTGTAATAAGTAGTCAAACTACCATTGGCTTGCAAACAAAATGTCAAAAACTGTTGCATAATATGCTATTCATAGAAACCAGATTCGTTTCAAAGTTAGGCCTAAATACTCTTTTATTAGTTATTACCATTGAATACTATTCAAAATATGTAAAAGCCAATATCCAAATTCATTAGTTCCGTCTATATGTAGTTGATATTATACATCATCCTTTTCCTTCCATTTGGTCTCGCAGGTCTGAAATACATGAAAATTTGAAGTGCGATCGCTGTAATAAGGATCACTGTATGCCGTTAGATGGTAACGGTTTGGATTTAGATGCCGCTAAGCATGATACAGTTTCGACATCAAAAGAAAAGTTGTATACTGATATTGGTGGCTTTAGAGAGATCTCTGGATGTGTGCAGAAAATGAATTGTTCAAATCAACAGGTAGTTTATGCGACACCCATTTCTGTTAGAATGTAGTAGCTCTGTAGTTGCTTCAAATCTCAAGTACTTTGCTGCTCTGCTCCGTTCACACCCTTTTCAGATCGAACAACCTTCTGAAGAAGATTTACGAAGTTGGGGCCATCATTCTGATCCATCAACTGTACCTGATACCATCCTCCAGTGTTCTGCTGGTGATGAGGTGATAGCCTCAGTTCATGTCTCTTATGCATCTAGTTA containing:
- the LOC125514746 gene encoding DNA repair and recombination protein RAD54 isoform X2; translated protein: MPSRSKRDRRGSDSEEEVVTLSSDPDESESEAERGAEAADDDDDEYVADSSDAGGVEDEAEEGGDSDDGGGDGGRPVRGGRRGAAEPDEERKSQNVDALVRGNLVVRRQPLIPRILSVSDAAAIARKPFKPPCGNGYSENSELLARRLSARKRFVPWGSAQPFAVPNNLQQLPTIASVDSSEKEEPLPSGIEPLILWQPEECDKENNNFTAIEVDHLLVRYLRPHQREGVQFMFDCVSGLLSDDGIAGCILADDMGLGKTLQSITLLYTLLAQGFEGKPMVKRAVIVTPTSLVSNWESEISKWLKGKVHLLALCESTRADVLSGIGSFLKPLSHLQVLIVSYETFRMHSSKFEIPGSCDLLICDEAHRLKNDQTLTNKALASLPCTRRILLSGTPMQNDLEEFFSMAPIIRGREPTATAEEKKLGSERSGQLSAKVNQFILRRTNALLSNHLPPKIVEVVCCKLTPLQMTLYNHFIHSKNVKRLISEEAKSSKVLAYITALKKLCNHPKLIYDTIKSSKSGGSGFDDCLRFFPPELFQGRSGSWTGGGGMWVELSGKMHVLARLLGHLRLKTDDRIVLVSNYTQTLDLFAQLCRERRYPYVRLDGSTSINKRQKLVNQFNDLSRDEFAFLLSSKAGGCGLNLVGGNRLVLFDPDWNPANDKQAAARVWRDGQKKRVYIYRFLSTGTIEEKVYQRQMAKEGLQRVIQQEQADDKMQDQGNSLSTEDLRDLFTLHDQVRSEIHENLKCDRCNKDHCMPLDGNGLDLDAAKHDTVSTSKEKLYTDIGGFREISGCVQKMNCSNQQIEQPSEEDLRSWGHHSDPSTVPDTILQCSAGDEVSFVFTNQVDGKLVPVESMVRSTAHQPNGVTANGEKEAVKINSPRKPGRQSLLGKNLKMMGFNLKNSSLRSPTESKRTSPVCLQPLKKTNPSSDHQPQTKRLHVASDISDDDFV
- the LOC125514746 gene encoding DNA repair and recombination protein RAD54 isoform X1; protein product: MPSRSKRDRRGSDSEEEVVTLSSDPDESESEAERGAEAADDDDDEYVADSSDAGGVEDEAEEGGDSDDGGGDGGRPVRGGRRGAAEPDEERKSQNVDALVRGNLVVRRQPLIPRILSVSDAAAIARKPFKPPCGNGYSENSELLARRLSARKRFVPWGSAQPFAVPNNLQQLPTIASVDSSEKEEPLPSGIEPLILWQPEECDKENNNFTAIEVDHLLVRYLRPHQREGVQFMFDCVSGLLSDDGIAGCILADDMGLGKTLQSITLLYTLLAQGFEGKPMVKRAVIVTPTSLVSNWESEISKWLKGKVHLLALCESTRADVLSGIGSFLKPLSHLQVLIVSYETFRMHSSKFEIPGSCDLLICDEAHRLKNDQTLTNKALASLPCTRRILLSGTPMQNDLEEFFSMVNFTNPGVLGDAAYFRRYYEAPIIRGREPTATAEEKKLGSERSGQLSAKVNQFILRRTNALLSNHLPPKIVEVVCCKLTPLQMTLYNHFIHSKNVKRLISEEAKSSKVLAYITALKKLCNHPKLIYDTIKSSKSGGSGFDDCLRFFPPELFQGRSGSWTGGGGMWVELSGKMHVLARLLGHLRLKTDDRIVLVSNYTQTLDLFAQLCRERRYPYVRLDGSTSINKRQKLVNQFNDLSRDEFAFLLSSKAGGCGLNLVGGNRLVLFDPDWNPANDKQAAARVWRDGQKKRVYIYRFLSTGTIEEKVYQRQMAKEGLQRVIQQEQADDKMQDQGNSLSTEDLRDLFTLHDQVRSEIHENLKCDRCNKDHCMPLDGNGLDLDAAKHDTVSTSKEKLYTDIGGFREISGCVQKMNCSNQQIEQPSEEDLRSWGHHSDPSTVPDTILQCSAGDEVSFVFTNQVDGKLVPVESMVRSTAHQPNGVTANGEKEAVKINSPRKPGRQSLLGKNLKMMGFNLKNSSLRSPTESKRTSPVCLQPLKKTNPSSDHQPQTKRLHVASDISDDDFV